A stretch of [Clostridium] innocuum DNA encodes these proteins:
- a CDS encoding DUF2251 domain-containing protein has protein sequence MEQIKETSLKFSESPLCPIAADVISDGESIYFYMYDLDFENERLIARSACWVKNLVEAPLSFQKDKIDEDHQPVLPAMFVDEDMDIKPWNEDELEIVWSKEGHIAGLLHNNEIVCVIPSWADGHNFPGYALYAKENNMVAWKLKDASPMVGRILEGKAFWKQEFNEVWKTYNTPYFSQLSDLFGAATNCYDLNKDRFPSRLLLTFEKDGMSYAFTIGAGMFSMPNADRYYAEYEDYARCEYAVQYPSSSLSREEEMELFSSIAGLCSLPWHAIDCVGHGHTLDIPIKDKYGCVLIDDDKSGDPLPLHLKKEGVHVYWIRSVEDEIFAQLKDEEKKEQLLEQLCLHTELL, from the coding sequence ATGGAACAAATAAAAGAAACAAGCCTGAAGTTTTCAGAATCACCGCTCTGTCCGATTGCGGCTGACGTCATCAGTGATGGAGAGAGTATTTATTTTTATATGTATGATCTGGATTTTGAAAATGAACGATTGATTGCCCGCTCTGCCTGCTGGGTGAAAAATCTGGTGGAGGCACCTCTTTCCTTTCAGAAAGATAAAATTGATGAGGATCATCAGCCGGTACTGCCTGCTATGTTTGTAGATGAGGATATGGATATAAAACCATGGAATGAGGATGAGCTGGAAATTGTCTGGAGTAAGGAAGGACATATCGCCGGTTTACTGCATAACAATGAAATTGTCTGTGTCATACCATCCTGGGCAGACGGTCACAACTTTCCCGGCTATGCTCTGTATGCGAAGGAAAACAATATGGTTGCGTGGAAGCTGAAGGATGCAAGCCCTATGGTGGGACGGATACTGGAAGGGAAGGCTTTCTGGAAACAGGAATTTAATGAGGTGTGGAAAACCTATAACACCCCTTATTTCTCACAGCTCAGTGATTTGTTCGGGGCTGCTACCAACTGCTATGACTTAAACAAGGACCGTTTTCCAAGCAGACTGCTGTTAACCTTTGAAAAGGATGGGATGTCGTATGCCTTTACCATTGGTGCCGGTATGTTTTCCATGCCGAATGCAGACCGTTATTATGCGGAGTATGAAGACTACGCCCGATGTGAATACGCAGTTCAATATCCGAGCAGTTCGTTGAGCAGGGAAGAGGAAATGGAGCTGTTCTCCTCGATTGCCGGTTTGTGTTCACTTCCATGGCATGCGATTGACTGTGTCGGACACGGGCATACACTGGATATCCCAATCAAAGATAAGTATGGCTGTGTGCTGATCGATGATGATAAAAGCGGGGATCCGTTACCTCTGCATTTAAAAAAGGAAGGCGTACATGTATACTGGATTCGCAGTGTGGAGGATGAGATATTTGCACAGCTCAAGGATGAGGAAAAGAAAGAGCAGCTGCTGGAGCAGCTCTGCCTGCATACCGAATTGCTGTAA
- a CDS encoding MATE family efflux transporter — translation MQKKIDLLHGNLYSALLWFALPFLAANLIQVLYGTVDLLVVGWYNSEAQISAVSLGSQITQLLLSLITGLTMGSTVLIAQYAGCGKDKDIESSIATTFTLFLLLGILLTVVMLVLTPQLLTLIQTPQEAYEDACSYVYICSMGIIFSFGYNAVSAVLRGLGDAKSPLYFITTACMFNIILDVVLVAGFHMGAAGAAIATTFSQGVSLLLSIIFLRKQKFSFDFHLSSFHLQRDKALLLLKIGLPISLQEVISAVSFLCIAAIINGFGVAASAAAGICNKFEGFAMLPSTAIASAISTIAAQNIGAGNWKRAGKALWISIFFAFTASMIFFLWAGISSESILQIFKAEGAVITAGEQYLHYFRYDFLLVAFGFTMNGFFNGCGRTLFAMVNGIAASLCIRIPLVFILSQYGNHDLTGIGLAIPAATLVSVIAAIIYYRRGKWKQALTV, via the coding sequence ATGCAAAAGAAAATAGATTTACTGCATGGCAATTTATATTCAGCCCTGCTATGGTTCGCCCTGCCCTTTCTGGCAGCGAACCTCATACAGGTACTGTATGGCACCGTTGATCTGCTGGTGGTTGGGTGGTACAATAGCGAAGCGCAGATTTCTGCAGTATCACTTGGCTCACAGATTACGCAGCTGCTGCTATCCTTGATAACCGGTCTGACGATGGGGAGTACCGTACTGATTGCACAATATGCAGGCTGTGGTAAAGATAAGGATATCGAATCCTCCATTGCCACGACCTTCACGCTTTTTCTGCTGCTGGGTATCCTGCTGACAGTTGTCATGCTGGTGCTGACACCACAGCTGTTAACGCTTATCCAGACACCGCAGGAAGCCTATGAGGATGCCTGCAGCTATGTTTATATATGTAGCATGGGAATTATTTTCAGCTTTGGGTATAATGCTGTCAGTGCTGTTCTTCGAGGTCTGGGAGATGCCAAGAGTCCCTTGTATTTTATTACGACAGCCTGCATGTTCAATATCATACTGGATGTTGTGCTCGTTGCCGGTTTTCATATGGGAGCTGCGGGAGCTGCCATTGCGACTACTTTCTCTCAGGGGGTATCCCTGCTTTTGTCCATTATCTTTCTGCGCAAACAGAAATTCAGCTTTGACTTTCATCTTTCCAGCTTTCATCTGCAAAGGGATAAGGCTCTGCTGCTGTTAAAAATAGGTCTTCCCATTTCTTTGCAGGAGGTCATATCAGCTGTCTCATTCCTGTGTATAGCTGCTATTATCAATGGTTTCGGGGTTGCAGCAAGCGCTGCTGCCGGTATCTGCAACAAGTTTGAAGGCTTTGCCATGCTGCCGTCAACGGCAATCGCATCTGCCATCAGTACGATTGCTGCACAGAATATCGGAGCCGGAAACTGGAAGCGGGCAGGAAAGGCCTTATGGATCAGTATATTCTTTGCGTTTACCGCCTCCATGATTTTCTTCCTCTGGGCCGGTATATCCTCAGAAAGTATTCTGCAGATTTTCAAGGCGGAGGGAGCCGTTATCACTGCAGGGGAACAATATCTGCATTATTTCCGCTATGATTTTCTGCTGGTTGCCTTCGGATTTACAATGAACGGCTTTTTCAATGGCTGCGGACGAACACTGTTCGCCATGGTCAATGGAATAGCAGCATCTCTATGTATTCGTATCCCTCTCGTATTTATTCTGTCGCAATACGGGAATCATGATCTTACCGGAATTGGTCTTGCAATTCCTGCCGCAACGCTTGTATCTGTGATTGCCGCAATCATCTATTACCGCCGCGGCAAATGGAAACAGGCACTTACGGTGTAA
- a CDS encoding 50S ribosomal protein L10 — protein MNQAIIDSKKAVVSEIAQKMKESQSTVVVEYRGLSVAEVTELRRNLREEGVEFKVYKNSLAQRAAVEAGADDLTKDLIGPNAIAFGGDAVAPARVLAKFAKKHEHLVLKSGIVEGKVVGVDTIKELSSLPNREGMLSMLLSCLQSPVRGFACAVKAVADAKDGGSAEEAAPQE, from the coding sequence ATGAACCAGGCGATTATCGATAGCAAGAAAGCGGTCGTTTCTGAAATTGCTCAGAAAATGAAAGAATCTCAGTCAACTGTTGTTGTTGAGTACCGTGGACTTAGCGTTGCCGAAGTAACCGAGTTACGTAGAAATCTGCGCGAAGAAGGTGTTGAGTTCAAGGTTTACAAAAACTCACTGGCTCAGCGTGCTGCTGTTGAAGCAGGTGCGGATGATCTTACAAAGGATCTGATCGGACCAAACGCCATCGCATTCGGTGGTGACGCAGTTGCTCCTGCGCGTGTTCTGGCAAAATTCGCTAAGAAACATGAACACTTGGTATTGAAAAGCGGAATCGTAGAAGGAAAAGTTGTTGGTGTAGATACCATTAAGGAACTGTCCAGTCTGCCGAACCGTGAAGGTATGTTATCAATGCTGTTAAGCTGTCTGCAGTCTCCAGTACGTGGATTTGCATGTGCTGTTAAGGCAGTGGCTGACGCAAAAGACGGAGGTTCTGCTGAAGAAGCAGCTCCACAGGAATAA
- a CDS encoding class I SAM-dependent methyltransferase, giving the protein MDHYFTDNRHLAENRKEISFRFWCFNVSFITDNGVFSKDSVDFGTRVLLNTLHEHEEELGNQLLDMGCGYGVVGIVTKKAWPDKQVEMVDVNPRAVALARNNAEKNNIEANIHVSDVYEQVSGNTFTDIITNPPIRAGKNVIYNIFEEAWNHLADQGTLWVVIRKQQGARSAVTKIKEVFGNCDIIHKEKGYFILKAKKALTI; this is encoded by the coding sequence ATGGATCATTACTTTACAGATAATCGTCATTTAGCAGAAAACCGGAAGGAAATATCTTTCCGGTTTTGGTGTTTTAACGTTTCTTTTATTACTGATAACGGTGTGTTCTCCAAAGACAGTGTCGATTTTGGTACACGGGTACTGCTCAACACGCTGCATGAGCATGAGGAAGAGCTGGGAAATCAACTTCTTGACATGGGCTGCGGCTATGGCGTTGTGGGAATCGTTACCAAAAAGGCATGGCCGGATAAGCAGGTTGAAATGGTGGATGTGAATCCAAGAGCGGTGGCACTTGCCAGAAACAATGCCGAAAAGAATAATATCGAGGCAAACATTCATGTGTCCGATGTATATGAACAGGTAAGTGGGAATACTTTTACTGATATCATAACAAATCCTCCGATTCGTGCCGGTAAAAACGTCATCTATAACATCTTTGAGGAGGCATGGAATCACCTTGCGGACCAGGGGACACTTTGGGTTGTGATTCGCAAACAGCAGGGAGCACGCAGCGCCGTGACGAAAATAAAAGAAGTGTTTGGAAATTGCGATATCATTCACAAGGAAAAAGGATATTTCATACTAAAAGCAAAAAAAGCATTGACAATTTGA
- a CDS encoding HAD family hydrolase encodes MQNYKMVVFDCDGTLVDSAVMISMLYEGYRKMYPNRKPLPYEHFIPCYFQTDQENCVYLQIPPTDRERFEDICFHQHEKGIDNVKPFSGIDELLIELRTRGYALGIATSRSYDAFYELKNQLTREAFDSFSCIGVKDVVAHTKPAPDVLLYIMRQSGLLPEQLLFVGDSMNDALCAKAAGVAFVWAKWGRITEESLPCRYAVETPQELLTIL; translated from the coding sequence TTGCAAAACTATAAGATGGTGGTATTTGACTGCGATGGTACTCTGGTTGACTCTGCCGTTATGATTTCCATGCTTTATGAAGGATATCGTAAAATGTATCCGAATCGCAAGCCCTTGCCATATGAACACTTTATTCCCTGTTATTTTCAGACGGATCAGGAGAACTGTGTGTATCTGCAAATACCGCCGACAGACAGGGAACGCTTCGAGGATATCTGTTTCCATCAGCACGAAAAAGGAATCGATAACGTAAAACCCTTTTCCGGAATTGATGAGCTGTTGATTGAACTGCGCACTCGCGGCTATGCGCTTGGCATTGCGACCTCCCGCAGCTATGACGCTTTCTATGAATTGAAAAATCAGCTGACAAGGGAAGCGTTTGACAGCTTTTCCTGCATCGGCGTAAAGGATGTCGTAGCACACACCAAGCCTGCACCGGATGTACTCCTTTATATCATGCGGCAGAGTGGGCTTCTGCCGGAGCAGCTGCTGTTTGTCGGTGATTCCATGAACGATGCACTCTGTGCAAAAGCGGCTGGTGTAGCCTTTGTCTGGGCGAAATGGGGCAGGATCACAGAAGAATCTCTGCCCTGCCGCTATGCTGTGGAAACACCGCAGGAGCTTTTAACTATCTTATAA
- a CDS encoding MerR family transcriptional regulator produces the protein MLRIGDFSKLSRISIRMLRYYEKHNLLKPRYVDEESGYRFYAHEQIFEAAKIRFLREAGFSVAMMEEIMTQYDSPQEIQRYFQIRMKELEEERQRISNTLIRLERAQKLLDTEDTFMKYTVEVKQIKGMYAATLRSMIPTYEREDLVWKRMYSILAEKHLDITFAQPQNARAYFFDEGFAEKNVNIEIATEVVGSYEDVEDICFRQLKDETDASVTFTGDYSQITEVCMAITMWIKENGYELDGANFCIYHKGWGQCDNPKEFMTEICFPIRK, from the coding sequence ATGTTAAGGATTGGTGATTTTTCGAAGCTGTCCAGGATCAGTATCCGGATGCTGCGGTATTATGAAAAGCATAATCTGTTGAAGCCCCGTTATGTGGATGAGGAAAGCGGATATCGCTTTTATGCACATGAACAGATTTTCGAGGCTGCCAAAATACGGTTTCTAAGAGAAGCCGGCTTCAGTGTCGCCATGATGGAGGAAATCATGACGCAGTATGACAGTCCGCAGGAGATTCAGCGGTATTTTCAGATACGCATGAAGGAGCTGGAAGAGGAACGGCAAAGGATCTCGAATACACTGATCCGACTGGAACGGGCGCAGAAGCTGCTCGATACGGAGGATACGTTTATGAAGTATACGGTAGAAGTAAAACAAATCAAGGGAATGTATGCCGCAACCCTGCGCAGCATGATTCCCACATATGAGCGTGAGGATCTGGTATGGAAGAGGATGTACAGCATCCTTGCGGAAAAGCATCTGGATATCACCTTTGCACAACCGCAAAATGCACGGGCATATTTTTTTGATGAGGGATTTGCAGAAAAGAATGTGAATATAGAAATCGCCACGGAGGTAGTCGGCAGCTATGAGGATGTTGAGGATATCTGCTTTCGTCAGCTGAAGGATGAAACGGATGCCAGTGTTACCTTTACCGGTGATTACAGCCAGATTACGGAGGTCTGCATGGCGATTACGATGTGGATCAAGGAAAACGGCTATGAGCTGGATGGAGCGAATTTCTGCATCTATCACAAGGGCTGGGGGCAGTGTGACAATCCAAAGGAATTTATGACAGAAATCTGTTTTCCAATTCGTAAATAA
- the rplK gene encoding 50S ribosomal protein L11, with translation MSKKVAKVCKLQFPAGGARPGPALASAGINMPQFCTAFNDATKERAGDVVPVIITAYEDKSFDFVIKTTPAAMMIKKAAGIKKASGNQKEISGKITVDQLREIAEYKMPDLNANDVEAAMRIVAGTAKNMGVEVEGFE, from the coding sequence GTGAGTAAGAAAGTTGCAAAAGTTTGTAAACTTCAGTTCCCTGCAGGGGGAGCTAGACCGGGACCTGCACTGGCTTCTGCCGGTATCAACATGCCGCAGTTCTGTACAGCATTTAATGATGCTACGAAAGAACGTGCCGGTGATGTCGTTCCAGTTATCATTACTGCATACGAAGACAAGAGCTTTGACTTCGTAATCAAAACAACTCCGGCTGCTATGATGATCAAAAAAGCTGCTGGAATCAAAAAAGCTTCAGGAAACCAGAAAGAGATCTCTGGAAAAATCACAGTAGATCAGCTGCGTGAAATCGCAGAATACAAAATGCCAGACTTGAATGCCAACGATGTGGAAGCTGCTATGCGTATTGTCGCAGGTACTGCTAAAAACATGGGTGTTGAAGTTGAAGGTTTTGAATAA
- a CDS encoding diadenosine tetraphosphatase: MSTYVMSDVHGLKDRYDAMLEALALQNEDTLFILGDVIDRGRDGIAILLDIMNRDNAHMLLGNHEYMMKQYYEAVHHVITDMQEAWVVTDRWQRNHCSPTIDAFECLNERKQRELLDYLDELPIAICDLKVHEELFYLTHGSAQPQFTHGIVTQQDVKDSDVTMERFVWDRMDVHERLFDDRSVIVGHTPTLFFQETHPYTIWTDTGDVKTARVMDIDCGCAANDIHSRLGVVCLDTRTVQYF, translated from the coding sequence TTGAGTACCTATGTGATGAGTGATGTCCATGGCCTTAAGGACCGCTACGATGCCATGCTGGAGGCACTTGCGTTACAGAATGAGGATACGCTGTTTATACTGGGGGATGTGATTGACCGCGGAAGGGATGGAATTGCCATCCTTCTTGATATTATGAATAGAGATAATGCACATATGCTGCTGGGAAATCATGAATATATGATGAAGCAGTATTATGAGGCGGTGCACCATGTGATAACCGATATGCAGGAGGCATGGGTGGTAACCGATCGCTGGCAACGCAATCACTGCAGCCCGACGATCGATGCCTTTGAATGTCTGAATGAAAGGAAGCAGCGTGAGCTTCTGGATTATCTGGATGAACTGCCGATTGCAATCTGTGACCTTAAAGTGCATGAGGAACTGTTTTACTTAACACATGGCAGTGCGCAGCCACAGTTTACGCATGGTATCGTAACACAGCAGGATGTGAAAGACAGTGATGTTACAATGGAACGCTTTGTATGGGACCGTATGGATGTACATGAGCGTCTGTTTGATGACCGCAGTGTGATTGTCGGTCATACACCTACCCTGTTTTTTCAGGAGACACATCCCTATACTATTTGGACAGATACCGGTGATGTAAAGACTGCCCGTGTGATGGATATCGACTGCGGGTGTGCGGCAAATGATATTCACAGCAGACTGGGGGTTGTCTGTCTGGATACAAGAACCGTACAGTATTTCTAA
- a CDS encoding helix-turn-helix transcriptional regulator yields MDIGKNIVRLRNEKGYTQEMLASLLHVSSAAVSKWEHGSSCPDISTLPILARIFDISIDELLNFEKNLSEEQVNRLCEEMLGQFQSAPFPEAMAYVKKVLRQYPNSESLKLSFARLSMQVLLLLQEEDQANEFLALAKQLAQEVSQSADLEKKQLAGILLVNFLAMEQRYEEGLQLLQKLPRLADTSSLEGTLAMQIKDEDEAMHMLQAQLFSHYHQIGMILLNMCNLAKRNNRMDMLRSYLQLMEGLSHLFQLPLSVMSQLYIYSAALHDEAATLRYVKEYIEQLKSMDNLQKQRQMQLHDIPWFDHVELNAQGLAKGIMQTHIKDMLEDMAQSSILSFDSVQQLLKEEIALLRKE; encoded by the coding sequence ATGGATATAGGTAAAAACATCGTTCGTCTGCGCAATGAAAAGGGTTATACACAGGAAATGCTGGCATCACTTCTTCATGTCAGCTCTGCGGCAGTGAGTAAATGGGAGCACGGCAGCAGCTGTCCCGATATATCTACACTTCCCATTTTAGCACGAATTTTTGATATCAGTATTGATGAGCTGTTGAATTTTGAAAAAAATCTGAGCGAGGAGCAGGTGAACAGGCTATGTGAAGAAATGCTGGGACAGTTTCAAAGTGCACCTTTCCCTGAAGCCATGGCATATGTGAAAAAAGTTTTACGGCAGTATCCCAACAGTGAGAGCCTGAAATTATCGTTTGCCCGCTTATCTATGCAGGTACTTCTTCTGCTTCAGGAGGAAGATCAGGCAAATGAGTTTCTGGCACTGGCAAAGCAGCTGGCACAGGAGGTTTCACAGTCAGCGGATTTAGAGAAAAAGCAGCTGGCCGGTATTCTTCTGGTGAATTTTCTGGCAATGGAACAGCGCTATGAGGAAGGTCTGCAGCTGCTGCAGAAACTGCCCAGACTTGCGGATACCTCTTCTCTGGAAGGTACGCTTGCCATGCAGATCAAGGATGAAGACGAAGCTATGCATATGCTGCAGGCTCAGCTGTTTTCCCACTATCATCAGATAGGCATGATCCTATTAAATATGTGTAATCTGGCAAAGCGCAACAACCGTATGGATATGTTAAGAAGCTATCTGCAGCTGATGGAAGGCTTAAGCCACCTGTTTCAGCTCCCTCTCTCGGTAATGTCCCAACTGTATATCTACAGTGCGGCACTGCATGATGAAGCAGCCACTCTTCGCTATGTAAAGGAATATATCGAGCAGTTGAAATCAATGGACAATCTTCAGAAACAGCGGCAGATGCAGCTACATGACATTCCCTGGTTTGATCATGTAGAGCTGAACGCTCAGGGGCTCGCCAAGGGAATCATGCAGACGCACATAAAAGATATGTTAGAGGATATGGCACAGTCTTCCATCTTATCATTTGACAGTGTACAACAGCTACTGAAAGAGGAAATCGCCTTGTTAAGGAAAGAATGA
- the rplL gene encoding 50S ribosomal protein L7/L12, with amino-acid sequence MAKLAQEDILAYLEEATILELNELVKAIEEKFGVTAAAPVAVAAVADDAAAAGPSEVTVTLTDIGGTKVAVIKAVREITGLGLVDAKGLVDKAPSVIKENIKPEEAEEIKKKLMDAGASVEIK; translated from the coding sequence ATGGCAAAATTAGCACAGGAAGATATCTTAGCTTACTTAGAAGAAGCTACCATCTTAGAACTTAACGAATTAGTAAAAGCAATCGAAGAAAAATTCGGTGTAACAGCTGCTGCACCAGTTGCTGTAGCTGCTGTAGCAGACGACGCTGCTGCTGCAGGACCTAGCGAAGTAACAGTAACTCTGACTGACATCGGTGGAACAAAGGTTGCTGTCATCAAGGCAGTACGTGAAATCACTGGTTTAGGTCTGGTTGACGCTAAGGGTCTGGTTGACAAGGCACCAAGTGTAATTAAGGAAAACATCAAACCGGAAGAAGCAGAAGAAATCAAGAAGAAACTGATGGACGCTGGTGCTTCTGTAGAAATCAAGTAA
- the rplA gene encoding 50S ribosomal protein L1 produces the protein MAKFGKKYVEAAKKVDRTKTYSVAEAVKLAKETNIAKFDASVEVSFKLNVDPRHADQQIRGAMVLPHGTGKTQKVCVITQGPKEQEAKDAGADFVGGKELLEDIQKGWFDFDVIVATPNMMGELGKLGRLLGPKGLMPNPKTGTVTMDVAKAVEDIKKGKVEYRVDKEGNINLMIGKVSFDDEKLVDNFNALLKVISKARPAAVKGTYIKNLVISTTMGPGVKVTVEK, from the coding sequence ATGGCAAAATTCGGTAAAAAATATGTAGAAGCTGCTAAAAAAGTTGATCGCACAAAAACTTATTCAGTAGCCGAGGCAGTAAAATTAGCAAAAGAAACAAACATCGCTAAATTCGACGCATCTGTTGAAGTTAGCTTCAAATTAAATGTGGATCCTCGTCACGCAGATCAGCAGATTCGTGGTGCGATGGTACTTCCACACGGAACTGGTAAAACACAGAAGGTCTGTGTTATTACACAGGGACCGAAAGAGCAGGAAGCGAAAGATGCCGGTGCAGATTTCGTCGGTGGAAAAGAACTGCTGGAAGACATCCAGAAGGGATGGTTCGACTTCGATGTCATCGTTGCGACTCCGAACATGATGGGTGAACTTGGTAAGCTGGGACGTCTGTTGGGACCAAAGGGCTTAATGCCAAACCCTAAGACTGGTACAGTTACCATGGATGTAGCAAAAGCTGTTGAAGATATCAAAAAGGGTAAGGTTGAATACCGTGTTGACAAAGAAGGAAATATCAACCTGATGATCGGAAAAGTAAGCTTTGACGATGAGAAGCTGGTTGACAACTTCAATGCACTGCTGAAGGTAATCTCAAAAGCACGTCCTGCGGCTGTAAAGGGTACTTACATCAAAAACCTGGTGATTTCCACTACCATGGGACCTGGTGTAAAAGTAACTGTTGAAAAATAA
- a CDS encoding prolyl oligopeptidase family serine peptidase: MSKKSKIITGLGAASTLAAATDFFLCRTLFDQTLNRKKLKKGKQLSLADADLNDEQKTRRHKELLLCKKWIQNVAVDKVSVESEDGLQLVGMIYPSQDHTSHRWAIVMHDYACTKEDMRTVARAFHEQGYHVLTPDARAHGESEGSLISLGWNERKDLLRWIDAVLEMDSQAEIVLYGISMGADTILFCPQEKLPAAVRCIIEDGGYTSVYDILSWQMTHYYKMPPFPILDSMGVLVKQKMKFGIRKASALPKMEKAILPTLFLHGEKDVHVPCDMAFRLYDACQSAKDLYIVENSGHRANMYEQPKAYYQKIFHFLDEHMK, encoded by the coding sequence ATGAGCAAAAAATCAAAAATCATTACCGGGCTGGGGGCAGCGTCCACACTTGCGGCCGCAACCGATTTCTTTCTGTGCCGGACACTGTTTGACCAGACGCTAAACCGGAAAAAACTGAAAAAGGGGAAGCAGCTGAGTCTGGCAGACGCGGATCTGAATGATGAACAAAAAACACGGCGCCACAAGGAGCTGCTGCTCTGTAAGAAATGGATACAGAATGTTGCGGTTGACAAGGTATCTGTAGAAAGTGAAGACGGTCTGCAGCTGGTTGGTATGATTTATCCTTCCCAGGACCATACATCACACCGCTGGGCTATCGTTATGCATGACTACGCCTGCACCAAGGAGGATATGCGGACAGTCGCAAGAGCCTTTCATGAACAGGGCTATCATGTGCTTACCCCGGATGCACGTGCACACGGAGAGAGCGAAGGCTCTTTGATATCTCTGGGCTGGAATGAGCGTAAGGATTTACTTCGCTGGATCGATGCGGTTCTGGAAATGGATTCACAGGCGGAAATCGTTTTGTACGGTATTTCCATGGGAGCGGACACAATTCTGTTCTGTCCGCAGGAAAAACTGCCTGCCGCAGTACGCTGTATCATTGAAGACGGCGGATACACCTCGGTGTATGATATATTATCATGGCAGATGACGCACTATTATAAAATGCCTCCATTCCCGATTCTGGATTCCATGGGTGTCCTTGTAAAACAGAAAATGAAATTCGGCATCCGCAAGGCAAGCGCATTGCCGAAGATGGAAAAGGCGATTCTTCCAACTCTGTTTCTCCATGGTGAAAAGGATGTGCATGTGCCCTGTGATATGGCATTTCGCCTATATGATGCCTGTCAGTCCGCGAAGGATCTCTACATTGTGGAAAACAGCGGACACAGAGCCAATATGTATGAACAGCCAAAGGCGTATTATCAGAAGATTTTCCACTTCCTCGATGAGCATATGAAATAA